ATGTCTACCGGGTCGGTTTGCTGAATGCCAATTATAGCTTTGCAACTGCGGTTGGTCTATTCAACTCGGTGATCAACCTTATTTTGTTGCTAACGGTGAATGGCTTGGCTAAACGCATCACAAACAACAGCATCTGGTAGAAAGGAGCAACCACATGGCAGCAGCTCAACAAAAAATTAAAGAATCAACCGGTGATAAGCTATTTCTGATCACTATTTATGCCATACTCAGCCTCGTGGTCATCGCGGTGATTTATCCGCTGATTTTTATCATCAGCAGTTCGATCAGCAGTCCAGCTGCCGTTACCTCCGGTCGAGTCTGGCTATGGCCTGTAGATATTTCCTTCAAAGGCTTTAAGGTTCTGTTAAATACACCTGAAATTATTACAGGCTATGGCAACTCCATTTTTTATACAGCCGCAGGGACATTCATCAGTGTTGTGCTGACGATCATGATCGCGTACCCTTTATCACGCAGGGGTTTCTTCGGACGCAATACTTTGATGATGATCATCACCTTTACGATGATTTTCAGCGGCGGACTGATTCCGACCTACATGGTTGTGAAGGAGCTCCATTTGATTGATACACGCTGGGCACTGCTGATCCCAAACGCGATTTGGGTATGGCAGGTCATTATAGCCCGGTCATTCTTTCAATCCTCTATTCCGGAGGAACTGCTGGAAGCCAGTGAAATCGATGGGTGCAGTGATATGCGGTTTGTCTGGAGTGTTGTCATTCCGTTATCGAAGCCCATTATCGCAGTGTTAGTCCTTATGTATGCGGTGGGTCAGTGGAATGCATACTTTGACGCTTTGATTTATTTGAAATCAGCAGATTTGTTCCCACTTCAGCTTGTCTTACGAAGCATCATCATCCAGAACAACAGCGCAGGCACTATGGATGCGATGAAAATGGTGGAGCGGCAGCAGCTTGCTGAGCTACTCAAATACGCGCTTATCGTTATCGCCACTCTGCCTGTACTTGTAATTTATCCGTTTGTTCAGCGTTATTTTGTCCAAGGAATGCTGGTCGGTTCTGTCAAAGGCTAATTCACAGCTTTCAGGATCTAGAGAGGGGGAGAGGCACGCAGTAAAATGCCAGAAAGATATCGTACCTGTCTAAATAATAAAAGGGAGTGATCGGAATTGAAGAAAAGTATGATGACTTTGTCTTTGGTGCTGGTATTAATTCTTACGGTGGTGTTAAGCGGATGTGCTAATAAAAATACAGATAACACATCCACCGCACCTGCAGAATCGGGTAACTCGGAATCCGCAAGCAAACCGGTTGAAATCAGCGTGTTCTCGGTTCAGGAATCCGGGATCGATGTTCCTACCAATAAATTCACGAAATTTGTGGAAGACAAATTCAATATTAAATTTAATTGGGAGATCAACCCTTCAGACGGAGCCAAGGAAAAGCGCCAAATCTCACTGGCGAGTGGTGATTACCCTGATGCTTACCTGCTCACTCACTATATTGATCAGTTCTCACAGGCAGACCTTTTGAAGTATGGCAAACAGGGTGTGCTGATTCCTCTGAACGATCTAATTGATAAATATGCTCCTAATATTAAAGCGGCGATGGAAAAAAACGATAATTTGAGAACGCTTAACACAGCGCCTGATGGTAATATCTACGGACTTGTCGCTTACACAGAGTGCTTTCACTGCTCCTATCCGAGCAAAATGTGGCTCAATACCGAGTGGCTTAAGAAGCTGAATCTGGAAATGCCGAAGACAACCGAAGAGTTCAAAAAAGTGCTGGAAGCTTTCAAAACACAAGATCCGAACGGGAATGGCAAAGCGGATGAAGTGCCACTGAGCGGCTCTATTGAGGAGTTTGGTGTACGGATTGTTCCATTCCTGATGAACGCATTTGTCTACGATGATGATCGCAATTATCTGAATATGGTGGATGGAAAAGTTCTATCGGCAGCGACCACACCGGAGTGGAAGGAAGGCTTGACCTATATCAAATCCCTGTTTGACGCTGGTCTAATTGATCCAGGTGCATTCACACAAAACGCGGAAGCCTTCAAAAAAATCGGTGAAAATGCCGATGCGGAAATTCTGGGCGCCGGCGCTGGCATGCACCCTGCGATCTTCGTCAATATTGATCCAGGCAATAGAAGCTCGGCACACTACAACCCTGTACCACCGATTGCCGGACCGGAAGGTATCTCCTATGCGACTCATGATGCAGGTGGTGTATCCCCGGGAGCAAAATTTGTAATCACCAACAAAGCTAGTGAGGAAGCACAGGTGGCTTTAATTAAAATGGTAGACTACATGTTTACTTCAGAAGGACAGACCAATGGTGGAAGTGGCATGAAGGGCATTGACTGGTCTGATCCAGTAGAAGGCGATGTGGCACTGGACAAAGATGTTAAACCAGTCATCAAAACCCTTCCTATGGCTGAAGGCGAAGCGCCGCGCAATGCGGGCTGGAGCGGTATGGCTCACTTCTATATGCCAAAAGAGTACCGTGACACCTTCGTTCAAGCCACTGACATCTACGCTTCCAGCGGTTATGAACGCAGATTGTATGATGCGACTCTGCTGTATGCAGGGCACGAGCCTAAAGAACTATTCCCGATCTGGTCGATCTGGATTGATCCAAGCGAAATCGATGAAGCGAGCTTACTACAAACCAACCTGAAGAATTACATTGAGCAAAATCAGCTTCAATTCATCACGGGCAACAAGGATCTTAATAAGGATTGGGATGCTTATATAAAAGGTCTGAAAGACTTGAAGGTAGATCGTTATCTCGAGATCTTACAAAAGGCTTACGAAACTTCTAAAAAATAAAATATTGAAATCAGAATCAGGTGCTGTAAGATATACCCAGCACCTGATTTCTTGATTTCAAGGAAAAATATCCATGTTTATTTACGGAGGATCAGCCATGTCAGAAGAGAAACATTGCAATCATCATTTTGTGGTTTCAAGACGAGGACTACCGAGTACAAGCGTAAGACTTGCGGGTAAGGAGCCGGTGACCGTCGCCTTTTTGGGCGGGTCCATTACAGAGGGGGCAGGTGCTTCCGAAGCGGATACGTATAGCTGGAGAGCGCTGACTGGTAAGTACCTGCAGGAGCGATTTGTGGATCAGAAATTCCGCTTTATCAATGCGGGAGTAGGTGGAACAAACTCCACGCTGGGCGCCCATCGATTACAGGCACATGTTCTGGGGCAGGGTAGGATTGATTTGCTATTCGTTGAATTTAGCGTCAATGACGACAGTGACCGGGAAGAATCGATTAGAGGCATGGAAGGAATTGTGCGCCAGTGCAGACGATTGTCACCGAGCACTGACATTTGCTTCTTGTATACGGCGGCAGAGAAAAATCTGTCAGGGAGCAACCCCTTTAACATTGCCGTCCACGAAGAAGTGGCAGAGCATTATGAGCTTCCATCTGTTAATTTTGCTGCTAGAGTTTATGCGCAGACCCAGGCGGGACAAATGGAGTGGACCGAGCTGGCACCGGATGGATATCATCCCAATGATGATGGTCATGCGCTGTATGCTTCTTTTTTACGGGAGTATTTGGAGACAGCCCTTGTTCCTGACAACACACATTTAATTTGCGAAAGCGCTTTAAGTATTTCCCCTCTGGAGGAGCAAAATTATGAATATGGTAACTTACTGGACTTCAGAGGCGCTGATCATGCAGATGGGTTCGAGCTATGCGAGCTTACCCCTCAAGATCCGCTGATGAATTGGCGATTTGGAACGGAGCACTTATTTACAGATAGTAGAGAGGCAGTTTTTTCTTTCACAGTGACCGGACAAAACGTGGGTCTGCTGCTGCTCTACGGCCCGGATAGTGGGATATTCGAATATTCATTCAATGGCGGTCCCTTTAGTGCTGTTAACTTGTTCGATGAATGGTGTCCGCTTGCGTTTCGGCCTATTATTGCCATGTTCGGAGTCCAGAAACAACGTCAGGAATTGCAAGTAACCGTGAGAATTACAGGGGAAAAGGATGAACAGAGTAAAGGCACTAGTCTGCGTATTTTGAAGCTGCTGTACAATTGATTATTTTAGCGAAGGGGATTATACTGCCTCATATTAAGCGTTTACAATACAAAGAAAGTTGGTGTTAATCATGTCTTTTGCAGAACACACCTTCGAGTCTTCTACTACAGTAATTCGCCTGACTGATTATGGTATCCTACCGGATTCCGGCTTGGATGCTCAGCCGGCCATGACGAAAGCCATTCAGGCTGCCTCCGAAATAGCTGGGCCGGTCCTGCTGGATTGTCCGAAAGGCTGCTATCATTTCTATCCGGAAGAGGCGGTCCGGGAACCCTATTACATCTCCAACACTACCAGTGAGGTGGAAAATCCTGATGTCACCAAGACTATCGGAATTCTGCTGAAGAGTCTGCACAATTTAACGCTGGAGGGCAATGACTCCCTATTTATCTTCCATGGCAAGCAGACTATGCTCCTGCTGGATAATTGCAAGAATGTGGAGATTCGCAATTTACATACCGACTATGCTCGGCCGACTGTGACAGAGATGACGATTACTGAAAGCGGTACTCATTATTTCGATGTCCAGGCTCACCCCGATTCGCATTATGAGATCAGGGACGGCAAGCTGTTCTGGATCGGTGAGGGTTGGAGCTTCTCGGAAGGACCGATGCAGACCTATGATCCACTGCGCAATACGACTTGGCGGATGGACAACTGGTCGGAGCTGGCTGAGTCTGTTGAAGAGCTGGAGCCAATGAAGCTTCGTTTGCATTTTGATCATCAGCCCGAGGTTGTTCCTGGGCATGTCCTGCAAAGCCGTGATGGTATCCGCGATCAGGTGGGCGTCTTCATTGTGGAAAGTTCGAACATCACCTTTACAGAGGTTGGGCTACACTTCCTACACGGGCTTGGTGTTGTGGGACAGTTCAGCGACAACCTCACCTTTCAACGCATGGATATCTCACCGCGTTCGGAAACGGGGCGGACGGTTACAGGCTTTGCGGATTTCATTCATATGTCCAGCTGCCGAGGTAAGTTGAAAGTTGCGGACAGCCGTTTTGCCGGTTCACATGATGATGTCGTTAATGTCCATGGTACCTATCTACGGATCGTGGAGCAGCTGTCGGCAAATACGGTGAAGGTTCGGTTCATGCATCACCAGACGTATGGGTTTTTGGCTTTTCATCCGGGAGATGAAATCGAATTTGTTCGTTCCGGCTCGTTGATTACCTATGCGACTAATGAAGTGGTCGAGGTGAAGCTTGTAAATCCCCGGGAACTCGTATTAACCTTGGCCCATCCGGCTCCAGAAGGCATGGGTAGCCATGATGTGATCGAGAATGTAACCTGGACACCGGAGGTTGAGGTTGTCAATAATCACTTCGCTAGAGTCCCAAGCCGTGGTGTTCTTGTGACTACACGGCGCAAAGTGGAAATTAGGGATA
This window of the Paenibacillus sp. FSL R10-2734 genome carries:
- a CDS encoding carbohydrate ABC transporter permease, encoding MAAAQQKIKESTGDKLFLITIYAILSLVVIAVIYPLIFIISSSISSPAAVTSGRVWLWPVDISFKGFKVLLNTPEIITGYGNSIFYTAAGTFISVVLTIMIAYPLSRRGFFGRNTLMMIITFTMIFSGGLIPTYMVVKELHLIDTRWALLIPNAIWVWQVIIARSFFQSSIPEELLEASEIDGCSDMRFVWSVVIPLSKPIIAVLVLMYAVGQWNAYFDALIYLKSADLFPLQLVLRSIIIQNNSAGTMDAMKMVERQQLAELLKYALIVIATLPVLVIYPFVQRYFVQGMLVGSVKG
- a CDS encoding SGNH/GDSL hydrolase family protein produces the protein MSEEKHCNHHFVVSRRGLPSTSVRLAGKEPVTVAFLGGSITEGAGASEADTYSWRALTGKYLQERFVDQKFRFINAGVGGTNSTLGAHRLQAHVLGQGRIDLLFVEFSVNDDSDREESIRGMEGIVRQCRRLSPSTDICFLYTAAEKNLSGSNPFNIAVHEEVAEHYELPSVNFAARVYAQTQAGQMEWTELAPDGYHPNDDGHALYASFLREYLETALVPDNTHLICESALSISPLEEQNYEYGNLLDFRGADHADGFELCELTPQDPLMNWRFGTEHLFTDSREAVFSFTVTGQNVGLLLLYGPDSGIFEYSFNGGPFSAVNLFDEWCPLAFRPIIAMFGVQKQRQELQVTVRITGEKDEQSKGTSLRILKLLYN
- a CDS encoding extracellular solute-binding protein is translated as MKKSMMTLSLVLVLILTVVLSGCANKNTDNTSTAPAESGNSESASKPVEISVFSVQESGIDVPTNKFTKFVEDKFNIKFNWEINPSDGAKEKRQISLASGDYPDAYLLTHYIDQFSQADLLKYGKQGVLIPLNDLIDKYAPNIKAAMEKNDNLRTLNTAPDGNIYGLVAYTECFHCSYPSKMWLNTEWLKKLNLEMPKTTEEFKKVLEAFKTQDPNGNGKADEVPLSGSIEEFGVRIVPFLMNAFVYDDDRNYLNMVDGKVLSAATTPEWKEGLTYIKSLFDAGLIDPGAFTQNAEAFKKIGENADAEILGAGAGMHPAIFVNIDPGNRSSAHYNPVPPIAGPEGISYATHDAGGVSPGAKFVITNKASEEAQVALIKMVDYMFTSEGQTNGGSGMKGIDWSDPVEGDVALDKDVKPVIKTLPMAEGEAPRNAGWSGMAHFYMPKEYRDTFVQATDIYASSGYERRLYDATLLYAGHEPKELFPIWSIWIDPSEIDEASLLQTNLKNYIEQNQLQFITGNKDLNKDWDAYIKGLKDLKVDRYLEILQKAYETSKK
- a CDS encoding right-handed parallel beta-helix repeat-containing protein, which gives rise to MSFAEHTFESSTTVIRLTDYGILPDSGLDAQPAMTKAIQAASEIAGPVLLDCPKGCYHFYPEEAVREPYYISNTTSEVENPDVTKTIGILLKSLHNLTLEGNDSLFIFHGKQTMLLLDNCKNVEIRNLHTDYARPTVTEMTITESGTHYFDVQAHPDSHYEIRDGKLFWIGEGWSFSEGPMQTYDPLRNTTWRMDNWSELAESVEELEPMKLRLHFDHQPEVVPGHVLQSRDGIRDQVGVFIVESSNITFTEVGLHFLHGLGVVGQFSDNLTFQRMDISPRSETGRTVTGFADFIHMSSCRGKLKVADSRFAGSHDDVVNVHGTYLRIVEQLSANTVKVRFMHHQTYGFLAFHPGDEIEFVRSGSLITYATNEVVEVKLVNPRELVLTLAHPAPEGMGSHDVIENVTWTPEVEVVNNHFARVPSRGVLVTTRRKVEIRDNVFERMQMSAILIALDADSWFESGKVEDVTIAENHFIECGGIEHPVIFISPENTEVEESAPVHQGIVIKNNRIETSEALVLSVKSTRGLVFRSNEIVTGGESIGCHSSLADAIRLTACSEVDIQDNLLNELE